In Bradyrhizobium guangxiense, one DNA window encodes the following:
- a CDS encoding LysR substrate-binding domain-containing protein encodes MHFDLVDLRLLVLVVDRGGLAAAARHANLSVSALSERMKSLEERAGLQLFERTVKGTRPTSAGLEFAGHARSILMQAERLSGAVRSWRKRERGLIRMRANSNAIASFLPDVLASYLARHPDVTVDLQEQTSDLIAVAVRAGEADLGIAAENAQFEGLRTEPFGVDRLVVLVPPGHWLADYTSIGFAEVLNEHFIGLDEQASIQTYLADHARRLGRELVIRIRLRGFESVCRMVAAGAGVAVVPVSVISSSVKDAGARAVELSDNWAQRNLVVCLPVDRPVSDLVQRLIADIARSTRSRFAEIGGDAGPLRT; translated from the coding sequence ATGCATTTCGATCTGGTGGATCTGCGGCTGCTTGTGCTCGTCGTGGACAGAGGTGGGCTTGCCGCGGCAGCCAGACATGCCAACCTCTCTGTTTCTGCGCTGTCCGAACGCATGAAATCGCTAGAGGAGCGGGCTGGCCTGCAGTTGTTCGAGCGTACGGTCAAAGGGACACGACCGACCTCAGCGGGACTGGAGTTCGCCGGGCACGCCCGCAGCATACTTATGCAGGCAGAGCGGCTGAGCGGGGCGGTCCGATCGTGGAGAAAGCGCGAACGGGGCCTGATACGGATGCGGGCCAATTCGAATGCCATCGCAAGCTTCCTTCCGGATGTCTTGGCGAGCTATCTCGCCCGGCATCCCGACGTGACGGTCGATCTCCAGGAGCAGACGTCGGATCTCATCGCGGTGGCGGTAAGAGCGGGTGAAGCAGACCTCGGAATTGCCGCCGAGAATGCGCAGTTTGAAGGGCTGCGAACGGAGCCATTCGGAGTGGACCGCCTTGTCGTACTGGTTCCTCCGGGGCATTGGCTCGCCGACTACACCTCAATAGGGTTCGCCGAGGTGTTGAACGAGCACTTCATCGGCCTAGATGAGCAGGCATCCATTCAGACATATCTCGCCGATCATGCGCGAAGGCTCGGTCGAGAGCTGGTCATCCGCATACGTTTGCGAGGGTTTGAAAGTGTTTGCCGCATGGTGGCTGCGGGCGCCGGCGTTGCCGTCGTCCCAGTAAGCGTCATCTCTTCTTCGGTGAAGGACGCAGGAGCGCGGGCTGTCGAGTTGTCGGATAACTGGGCCCAACGCAATCTTGTGGTCTGCCTCCCGGTCGATCGTCCCGTATCAGATCTGGTGCAGAGACTAATAGCGGACATAGCGAGGTCTACTAGGTCTCGATTCGCCGAAATCGGCGGAGATGCCGGCCCCCTGCGGACATAA
- a CDS encoding FAS1-like dehydratase domain-containing protein, producing the protein MVDGHDYQEWIGRTVTQEDMVTASPIERLDATLETDHQLYSTGVALPPLAHWLYFLPNERQSTLGPDGHPKRGGFLPPIHDLPRRMWAGSRLTFKSPLRVGMHVKRTSTIESVTSKQGTTGPLVFVTVGHAVHDENGHLLLTDHHDIVYRDVTAPADRARSTAPKGPWHRSIVPDTVMLFRYSALTFNGHRIHYDRTYVFAVEGYPGLIVHGPLIATLLIDLVRRSLPSSVVVKAYSFRAVSPLFDGSELHLNGSPPDETGKILLWATNDRDELIMKAEATI; encoded by the coding sequence ATGGTTGACGGACACGACTACCAGGAATGGATCGGGCGCACAGTAACCCAGGAAGACATGGTGACAGCCAGTCCGATTGAGCGTCTGGATGCGACCCTCGAAACCGACCACCAGCTCTATTCAACGGGGGTTGCGCTGCCTCCGCTGGCCCACTGGTTGTATTTTCTACCTAACGAACGGCAATCGACATTAGGGCCTGACGGGCATCCCAAGCGCGGGGGCTTTCTTCCTCCCATCCATGACCTTCCCCGGCGGATGTGGGCGGGCAGCAGGCTCACCTTTAAGAGCCCGCTGCGCGTGGGCATGCATGTCAAGCGGACATCGACGATCGAAAGCGTGACGTCCAAACAAGGTACGACCGGCCCTCTGGTGTTCGTCACGGTAGGGCACGCCGTCCACGACGAGAACGGCCATCTACTTCTGACGGACCATCACGACATTGTCTATCGAGATGTCACAGCGCCCGCCGACAGAGCGAGATCAACTGCACCGAAAGGACCATGGCATCGCAGCATCGTGCCGGATACCGTCATGCTGTTTCGCTATTCGGCTCTCACGTTCAACGGCCATCGTATTCACTATGACCGAACGTACGTCTTTGCGGTGGAAGGTTATCCAGGCCTGATCGTCCATGGTCCGCTCATTGCTACTCTCCTGATCGATCTCGTTAGGCGCAGTCTCCCTTCCTCAGTGGTGGTGAAGGCATATTCCTTCCGCGCGGTGTCGCCGCTTTTCGACGGCAGCGAACTTCATCTGAATGGCAGTCCGCCGGACGAAACCGGAAAAATCCTGCTGTGGGCCACGAACGATCGGGACGAGCTTATCATGAAGGCGGAAGCTACAATCTAA
- a CDS encoding CaiB/BaiF CoA transferase family protein, which translates to MTRPLDGVLVIAIEQAIAAPYCTRQLADLGARVIKIERPDGGDFARAYDTRARGLASHFVWTNRSKESVTFDLKRPGALEAVQRLIAHADVFVQNLAPGAAARLGLADGVLRSTYKQLITCNISGYGPNGPWEKRKAYDLLIQAEAGFLSTTGTPDAVAKAGISIADIAAGTMAFQGILACLLRRAKSGQGDHVEVSMLEAMVEWMGYPLYYAMDGAQPPARAGAGHATIFPYGPYETADGMVLFGLQNDREWAAFTTIVLQRPEWASEARFKGNAGRMKERAEIDAVICDTFRKLPSNEAISRLETAGIGTARVNDMSAVWDHPQLRSRKRWAYIETPAGPMPSLRPISGESWQPRMDPVPSLGQHTEAVLKEFGLTEFRES; encoded by the coding sequence GTGACGCGGCCACTGGACGGGGTATTGGTCATCGCAATCGAGCAGGCAATCGCGGCTCCCTATTGCACGCGTCAGCTTGCCGACCTCGGCGCCCGAGTCATAAAGATCGAACGGCCCGATGGTGGCGACTTTGCTCGGGCCTATGATACGCGTGCGCGTGGTCTTGCCAGTCATTTCGTCTGGACCAATCGGTCGAAAGAGAGCGTCACCTTCGACCTGAAACGGCCGGGAGCGTTGGAAGCCGTGCAACGGCTCATCGCGCACGCAGACGTGTTTGTGCAAAATCTTGCTCCAGGGGCAGCTGCCCGCCTAGGGCTCGCCGATGGCGTGCTGCGCTCCACATACAAGCAGCTGATTACTTGCAACATATCTGGATACGGTCCGAATGGGCCGTGGGAGAAGCGCAAAGCATACGATCTACTGATTCAGGCGGAGGCCGGCTTTTTGTCAACGACCGGCACGCCGGACGCCGTTGCAAAGGCCGGCATCTCGATTGCTGACATCGCTGCGGGCACAATGGCTTTTCAGGGCATTTTGGCCTGCTTGCTGCGTCGAGCCAAAAGCGGACAGGGCGATCATGTCGAAGTCTCGATGCTGGAGGCCATGGTGGAATGGATGGGATATCCGCTTTACTATGCGATGGACGGAGCACAACCTCCGGCTCGGGCGGGAGCTGGCCATGCCACGATCTTCCCATATGGGCCCTACGAAACTGCTGATGGCATGGTACTTTTCGGACTTCAAAATGATCGCGAGTGGGCCGCGTTCACGACGATCGTCTTACAACGGCCCGAGTGGGCCAGCGAAGCACGCTTTAAGGGCAATGCGGGCCGGATGAAAGAGCGAGCTGAGATCGATGCCGTCATCTGTGACACGTTCCGCAAGCTGCCGTCGAACGAAGCCATCTCGCGCCTCGAGACCGCCGGGATCGGTACGGCTCGCGTGAATGACATGTCCGCCGTGTGGGATCATCCGCAACTGCGCAGCCGCAAGCGCTGGGCTTATATCGAAACCCCGGCGGGCCCGATGCCATCTTTGCGACCAATTAGCGGTGAGTCCTGGCAGCCGCGTATGGACCCGGTGCCGTCCCTCGGACAACATACCGAGGCCGTCTTGAAGGAATTCGGTCTGACCGAGTTCCGCGAGAGCTGA
- a CDS encoding acetyl-CoA carboxylase biotin carboxylase subunit, which yields MSVRSILIANRGEIALRIIRACRTLGLRTIAVCSEADRGAAYLALADRAVCIGGAAADTSYLDIGAVMLAAAAVGADAIHPGYGFLSENGDFAEAVEGAGLIFIGPTSDVVRLMGDKIAAKAKMRELGVPCVAGSHGALPDDPQLCQACATEVGYPLIIKAAGGGGGRGMRIVRDSASLHQAIGATREEARRAFANPTIYLEKFLEHPRHVEIQVICDGGGEGVWLGARDCSMQRRHQKLIEEAPPPGVPEANIAELGERCVAACRAIGYRGVGTFEFLYQDGIFAFIEMNTRIQVEHPITEETSGIDIVREQIRVALGEPLGLRQSEVTCRGHAIECRINAEHPFDGIPSPGRVESWLAPGGPGIRVDTHIVAGSEVPSHYDSLIAKVIARGEDRSECIERMLSALADLRAEGIRLNTELHSVVLKDASFRDARLSIHSLEDILRRRASSDRR from the coding sequence ATGTCGGTGCGGTCCATATTGATCGCTAATCGAGGCGAGATAGCGCTCCGGATCATTCGCGCGTGTCGGACGCTGGGGCTGCGAACAATCGCTGTCTGCTCCGAGGCAGATCGAGGGGCGGCTTACCTTGCTCTTGCCGATCGAGCGGTCTGCATCGGCGGCGCGGCGGCAGATACGAGCTATCTGGATATTGGGGCGGTGATGCTCGCAGCAGCCGCCGTTGGTGCCGACGCAATTCACCCCGGATACGGGTTCTTGTCGGAGAACGGAGACTTCGCGGAAGCGGTCGAAGGCGCTGGGCTCATCTTCATTGGTCCGACCTCCGATGTTGTCCGGCTAATGGGGGATAAGATCGCCGCGAAGGCGAAAATGCGCGAGCTCGGCGTGCCTTGCGTTGCGGGAAGTCATGGCGCGCTTCCCGATGATCCGCAGCTCTGCCAAGCGTGTGCGACCGAGGTTGGGTACCCTCTTATCATTAAGGCGGCGGGCGGCGGCGGCGGTCGCGGCATGCGGATCGTACGAGACAGCGCAAGTCTCCACCAAGCGATCGGAGCCACGCGGGAGGAGGCGAGGCGGGCATTTGCCAATCCGACGATCTACCTGGAGAAATTTTTGGAGCACCCGAGGCACGTCGAGATCCAGGTCATCTGCGATGGGGGAGGCGAGGGAGTATGGCTCGGCGCCCGCGACTGCTCGATGCAGCGCCGCCACCAGAAATTAATTGAAGAGGCGCCGCCGCCAGGCGTGCCTGAGGCCAATATCGCCGAACTTGGGGAGCGCTGTGTAGCCGCTTGCCGGGCGATCGGCTATCGCGGCGTAGGCACCTTCGAATTTCTCTACCAGGACGGGATATTCGCTTTCATCGAGATGAATACGCGCATACAGGTCGAACATCCAATAACCGAGGAAACCAGCGGCATCGATATCGTGCGCGAGCAGATTCGGGTGGCATTGGGCGAGCCGCTCGGACTTCGTCAATCCGAGGTCACCTGCAGAGGCCATGCTATTGAGTGCCGGATCAATGCGGAACATCCTTTCGACGGCATTCCTTCTCCTGGTCGTGTTGAGAGCTGGCTGGCTCCGGGCGGACCGGGAATTCGGGTCGATACCCATATCGTGGCAGGTTCGGAAGTCCCTTCACACTACGACTCCTTGATAGCCAAGGTGATCGCTAGGGGCGAGGATCGTTCGGAGTGTATCGAGCGCATGCTTTCGGCCTTGGCAGACCTGCGCGCAGAGGGTATCCGGTTGAACACCGAGCTTCACTCGGTGGTATTGAAGGACGCGTCCTTTCGGGACGCGCGCCTTAGCATCCACTCCTTGGAAGACATCCTTCGACGGCGCGCCTCGTCCGATCGACGGTGA
- a CDS encoding LamB/YcsF family protein: MEIDLNSDLGEGLGRWRMGDDEALMKLVSSANVACGFHAGDAVIMTRMVEAAKENGVALGAHVGLPDILGFGRIPMKIDPRDMQKHALYQLGALSAIAKVNGYKVTHAGTHGALGQMAQENKEYIEKILEVFAAFDRDLIIAASVKSHAGTFAKSLGLRVVGKIFADRAYDDEARLVNRRHPGALITDLTEVARRMSQFLDDGTITSVSGKRIKVDAKCVLVHSDTPGAVEIARAVRTVVEDGGGRIVPLTELAA, translated from the coding sequence ATGGAGATTGATCTCAATTCTGATCTTGGCGAAGGCCTTGGCCGTTGGAGGATGGGAGACGACGAGGCGCTGATGAAGCTGGTCTCATCAGCGAACGTCGCTTGCGGCTTTCACGCGGGCGATGCGGTCATCATGACGCGCATGGTCGAGGCAGCGAAAGAGAACGGCGTAGCTCTCGGCGCACATGTCGGGCTGCCGGACATACTCGGTTTCGGGCGTATCCCGATGAAGATCGATCCGCGTGACATGCAGAAGCATGCGCTTTATCAACTGGGTGCGCTTTCTGCTATCGCGAAGGTCAATGGCTACAAGGTTACCCACGCGGGGACCCATGGCGCCCTGGGCCAGATGGCACAGGAAAACAAGGAATATATCGAGAAGATTCTCGAAGTGTTCGCGGCGTTCGACAGGGATCTGATCATCGCGGCTTCGGTCAAGAGTCACGCAGGCACATTCGCGAAGTCGCTCGGATTGCGGGTGGTAGGCAAGATCTTTGCTGACCGGGCATACGACGACGAGGCTCGCTTGGTTAATCGGCGACATCCGGGCGCACTTATCACCGATCTGACCGAGGTTGCGAGGAGAATGAGCCAGTTCCTCGATGACGGGACTATCACGTCCGTGTCGGGAAAGCGGATCAAGGTCGACGCAAAATGTGTCCTGGTCCATAGCGATACTCCGGGCGCTGTGGAAATCGCGAGAGCCGTAAGGACGGTGGTCGAAGACGGCGGAGGACGTATCGTTCCGCTAACGGAGCTTGCGGCGTAA
- a CDS encoding acetyl-CoA carboxylase biotin carboxyl carrier protein, whose translation MSIESWELAELIAQMKRAGVKELEAQRGESSIRLSLGRHNRKMVGTRALELAGVERTDAATFVRAPAVGRFSNRHPLGEATTVGDHVQEGDLLGVIAIGPIFRPVIAPVAGRVIEQVCRSESDVEYGTTLYRIMASG comes from the coding sequence ATGAGCATCGAGTCTTGGGAATTAGCGGAGTTGATCGCCCAAATGAAACGGGCAGGCGTGAAAGAGTTGGAGGCGCAACGCGGAGAGAGTTCGATCCGCCTCTCTCTGGGCCGGCACAACCGCAAAATGGTGGGGACGAGAGCGCTAGAGCTGGCTGGCGTCGAGCGGACCGACGCAGCCACGTTCGTTCGGGCTCCTGCTGTGGGTAGGTTCTCGAATAGACACCCGTTGGGAGAGGCGACGACCGTAGGAGATCACGTTCAAGAAGGTGACTTGCTCGGGGTGATCGCTATCGGACCAATCTTCAGGCCGGTGATCGCGCCCGTCGCCGGTCGTGTGATCGAGCAGGTCTGCCGCAGTGAGAGCGACGTCGAATACGGAACGACGCTATACCGCATAATGGCATCGGGCTGA
- a CDS encoding biotin-dependent carboxyltransferase family protein: MIEVVQTPPLNSVQDDGRVGFRGFGIGRSGAMDHVALAAANALLGNEENAAAIELQLYPFAVKFHSDTLFVLTGATARAKLDGVAVLPWWVTPARGGQKLVVSEPVDGLRTYLAIAGGVEVPVILGSRSTQLRDGFGGFEGRSLKAGDQLEVGHAAPVTLRDLGGYGASPALSELPSATWAGSSPGGVILRVITASEYDLFDESSKTAFWTTPWTISTKSSRMGYHLTGATLCRTHDVEMRSHPIVPGVIQVPPSGDPVIQLADGNSAGGYPKIGVVIEPDLWRIGQARPGQCLHFVRCSFAEARDVERVTRSYIEEIRRLAKFCRCSPRAKLP, translated from the coding sequence ATGATTGAGGTTGTTCAGACTCCGCCGCTCAACTCCGTGCAGGATGACGGCCGTGTCGGCTTTCGAGGATTTGGGATTGGACGATCCGGGGCGATGGATCACGTGGCCTTGGCGGCGGCCAATGCGCTTTTGGGAAACGAGGAGAACGCGGCCGCCATCGAACTGCAATTGTATCCGTTCGCGGTGAAGTTTCATTCTGACACTCTTTTTGTGCTTACAGGCGCGACAGCTCGTGCAAAGCTCGATGGCGTGGCGGTACTTCCTTGGTGGGTGACGCCGGCTCGCGGCGGCCAAAAGCTTGTGGTGTCCGAGCCGGTGGACGGTTTGCGGACGTATTTGGCGATCGCCGGTGGCGTCGAAGTTCCCGTAATACTCGGATCTCGCAGTACGCAGCTGCGCGATGGCTTCGGCGGCTTTGAAGGGCGCTCGCTTAAGGCCGGAGACCAATTGGAGGTAGGGCACGCCGCTCCGGTCACTCTGCGGGATTTAGGAGGATATGGCGCCAGTCCAGCCTTGTCTGAGCTGCCGTCGGCGACGTGGGCGGGCAGCAGCCCGGGGGGAGTCATCCTCCGCGTCATTACGGCATCGGAGTACGACCTGTTCGACGAATCCTCCAAAACCGCCTTTTGGACCACACCTTGGACGATTTCCACGAAAAGCAGCCGGATGGGCTATCATCTTACGGGCGCGACACTGTGCCGGACGCATGACGTGGAAATGAGGTCGCACCCGATCGTACCTGGCGTCATTCAGGTGCCGCCTTCCGGTGATCCGGTGATACAACTGGCGGACGGTAACTCTGCGGGCGGTTACCCGAAGATTGGTGTCGTCATCGAGCCCGATCTTTGGCGGATTGGGCAAGCAAGGCCAGGCCAGTGTCTTCACTTCGTTCGGTGCAGCTTCGCCGAAGCTCGCGATGTCGAGAGGGTGACGCGCAGCTACATCGAGGAGATCCGACGGTTGGCAAAGTTTTGTAGGTGTTCCCCGCGAGCGAAGCTCCCATGA
- a CDS encoding 5-oxoprolinase subunit B family protein: MKPSRPIEFANPQVSLCGSAALLFDAEGPMCLPTQERIWTLSKQVGQWDVVVDTQVGMNNLLVLFDSSKADPEALASRLLESWRKVEPGGPQGKLLEVGVVYGGDRGMDLGELAAHHGIDPETVVKLHSTPEYVVFAPSTTPGFGYLFGLDPRLFTPRRKVPVVRPFGGNVTIGGGQSNLGNPRGAGGPPTFPTGWYVIGHVPEAPVPFDLSRNPPNLLDVGDRIRFRVERIER, translated from the coding sequence ATGAAGCCTTCCAGGCCGATAGAGTTTGCAAACCCGCAGGTGAGCTTGTGCGGAAGTGCGGCGCTCTTGTTCGATGCGGAGGGGCCGATGTGTCTACCCACACAGGAGCGTATCTGGACTCTTAGCAAGCAGGTCGGTCAATGGGACGTGGTTGTCGATACTCAAGTCGGTATGAATAATCTTCTCGTCCTGTTCGACTCTTCGAAGGCCGATCCGGAAGCACTTGCATCGAGACTTCTGGAGAGCTGGAGGAAAGTTGAACCGGGCGGTCCACAAGGGAAGCTTCTTGAGGTTGGTGTCGTTTATGGAGGCGATCGCGGCATGGACCTTGGTGAACTGGCTGCTCATCACGGTATCGATCCGGAGACCGTCGTAAAGCTGCATTCCACTCCGGAATATGTCGTGTTCGCGCCCTCCACGACGCCGGGATTCGGCTATCTCTTCGGTTTAGACCCACGTCTCTTCACACCTCGAAGAAAGGTGCCCGTGGTGCGTCCGTTTGGGGGAAATGTGACGATCGGGGGCGGGCAATCAAATCTTGGAAATCCTCGCGGCGCCGGTGGGCCACCGACGTTTCCGACCGGCTGGTACGTCATCGGGCACGTACCGGAGGCGCCGGTGCCGTTTGATCTAAGTCGCAATCCGCCAAATCTTCTCGATGTCGGTGATCGAATTCGCTTCCGCGTGGAGCGCATAGAGAGATGA
- a CDS encoding acetyl-CoA carboxylase biotin carboxyl carrier protein: MKSEDFKMISKLIGLMHGSGVEELEASDGDLRVKITMFAAAQGRQEMHGAAPSDPPVDATVSNEAVDETTSFVCASMQGIFHRAPAPGAEPFVVVGSRISTGQQVGIIEAMKLFTPLLAPTAGVIEQILVENGVEVQAERPLFKVKCNSNTSSDGEAT, from the coding sequence ATGAAAAGCGAAGACTTCAAGATGATCTCAAAGCTCATTGGCTTGATGCATGGATCAGGGGTCGAGGAGCTGGAAGCATCCGACGGAGACTTGCGCGTAAAGATCACGATGTTTGCGGCCGCACAGGGTAGGCAGGAAATGCATGGGGCGGCGCCTTCCGATCCGCCAGTTGATGCGACCGTGTCGAACGAAGCCGTCGACGAAACGACGTCGTTCGTCTGCGCTTCAATGCAGGGCATTTTCCATCGCGCGCCCGCGCCGGGTGCCGAACCTTTCGTAGTAGTTGGAAGCCGGATCTCCACAGGTCAGCAGGTCGGCATCATCGAAGCGATGAAGCTCTTCACTCCACTGCTCGCTCCGACAGCCGGTGTAATCGAGCAAATATTGGTGGAAAACGGAGTGGAAGTGCAGGCCGAACGGCCATTGTTCAAGGTGAAGTGCAATAGCAATACCAGTAGCGATGGCGAAGCGACATGA
- a CDS encoding ABC transporter permease: MKVACRIVAVLVLAFLLAPIVVVVLSSFFESGFIEVPLSQPSLKWYSQFFSSDEWILTAADSVVIAFVVAVASTALALTTALVTARRHFWGRASFEFMILVPLVLPHAAMGVVMLTVIGSLGWNGTYSGIVLAHTILALPFAYRPILNNMRSLEKDVEEAAMNLGATPVVMFFKVILPLMRPGIVTALIFSFIISFDESTVTLFLIGPDATTLPVKIFAAIQEDASPIISAISTMLIGATVFVLIAVQRLVGLEAFAEAEGGPGRR, encoded by the coding sequence ATGAAAGTCGCTTGCCGCATAGTCGCCGTCCTAGTGCTCGCCTTTTTGCTCGCACCGATTGTGGTCGTGGTGCTGTCCTCATTCTTCGAGTCGGGATTCATCGAAGTTCCGCTCAGCCAGCCTTCACTGAAGTGGTACAGTCAATTCTTCAGTAGCGACGAGTGGATTTTAACGGCGGCCGACAGCGTCGTCATTGCTTTTGTTGTCGCGGTGGCGAGCACTGCCCTAGCGCTGACAACCGCATTGGTGACCGCGCGCCGCCATTTTTGGGGCCGCGCATCATTCGAGTTCATGATTTTGGTGCCGCTGGTATTGCCGCACGCCGCAATGGGTGTCGTGATGCTGACCGTGATCGGATCGCTCGGCTGGAATGGAACGTATAGCGGCATTGTGCTGGCCCATACAATCCTAGCGTTACCCTTCGCTTATCGACCGATCCTGAACAACATGCGGAGCCTTGAGAAGGATGTCGAGGAGGCGGCGATGAATCTGGGCGCGACGCCCGTCGTGATGTTCTTCAAGGTTATTCTTCCACTGATGCGGCCGGGCATTGTCACGGCACTCATCTTCAGTTTTATCATTTCGTTCGACGAGTCGACCGTGACGCTCTTCCTAATCGGACCCGACGCCACAACTCTGCCAGTCAAGATTTTTGCCGCGATACAGGAGGACGCAAGTCCGATTATATCGGCAATTTCGACGATGTTGATCGGAGCAACCGTCTTTGTACTGATCGCTGTGCAGAGGTTGGTTGGCTTGGAGGCGTTTGCTGAGGCCGAGGGAGGGCCAGGCCGGCGATAG
- a CDS encoding ABC transporter permease, which produces MTDVGTERTTRRHSGSGMLFKARPVKVDSQFLLLVPTSVPLMLLAIGVISLVVGSFTSNNELSFAQYQAVLARKDYIETLYRTIWLAGLTTSISLLISYPTAYWIARYPGRRDIFLIILMMPWLVSVVVRTYGWIVILGKKGVISQALMSSGLIAGPLEILFSPTAIVIGLVHVFSPFMILAIVTVLIRLDKSLEEAAASLGAGPFETFRRVLLPLSFPGIVTGSIIVFLMSMGSVVTPLLLGSMRDKMLGAQIYQDVFQLFNFPKAAALAMILCVAALAVVLPLQLLEARAKKSAAS; this is translated from the coding sequence ATGACGGATGTCGGAACTGAGAGGACGACCCGGCGGCACAGCGGCAGCGGAATGTTGTTCAAGGCGCGGCCGGTAAAAGTCGACTCCCAATTTCTTCTTCTCGTTCCAACTAGCGTACCGTTGATGCTTCTGGCGATCGGTGTCATCTCACTCGTGGTCGGCTCGTTCACGTCGAACAACGAATTGAGCTTCGCGCAATACCAGGCAGTCTTGGCGCGTAAAGATTACATTGAGACTCTTTATCGAACGATTTGGTTGGCCGGTCTCACGACCTCGATTTCGCTCCTGATAAGCTATCCCACTGCCTACTGGATCGCGCGATATCCGGGAAGGCGCGACATCTTTCTCATCATTCTGATGATGCCCTGGTTGGTAAGCGTCGTCGTGCGAACGTACGGCTGGATAGTGATCCTGGGCAAGAAAGGGGTCATTAGCCAGGCGTTGATGTCATCAGGCCTGATCGCGGGTCCATTAGAAATCCTGTTCAGTCCGACCGCCATCGTGATCGGGCTGGTTCATGTATTCTCACCCTTCATGATCCTTGCGATAGTGACAGTTCTGATCCGGCTGGACAAATCACTGGAGGAGGCGGCAGCCAGTCTCGGCGCGGGACCGTTTGAAACGTTCCGCAGGGTACTGTTGCCGTTGAGCTTTCCTGGGATCGTGACGGGCAGCATCATCGTGTTTCTGATGTCAATGGGATCGGTGGTCACTCCTCTGTTGCTCGGCAGCATGCGTGACAAGATGCTTGGTGCGCAAATTTATCAAGATGTCTTTCAACTCTTCAATTTTCCGAAGGCCGCGGCGCTAGCGATGATTCTTTGCGTCGCTGCCCTGGCGGTCGTGCTGCCTCTGCAGCTACTCGAGGCTCGTGCGAAGAAAAGTGCGGCCTCTTAG
- a CDS encoding extracellular solute-binding protein, producing MKHAAGLLMALSLFSLSTTVACAADGEVVMGTWGGGNSEMWREKVGKPFSASSGIVVKIRDWSDPEPTLRAQARKPQFNVALGTCYNAANLQKDGLLESFKKEDFPELANFEKSSYLIDQNGEVYAFGIYFQYYGAAFNSDQAKASDFESWRALADPKFKDKVAIARPIYAAPNDLVLFAKVGGGDENNIQPGIPLLTSIARNALTVTNSTAQMNALLSRGEVTAGAYYSSRVWTMRASGVKNVDITIPSEGGLLLSYFLIVPKGAKNLDAVKAWINYALRPAPELAMLDASGFLPLNQTAALSQEQLKEVGSPQSLRSKLYQPDCSVLAANQEKRVNLVEQIYSQVK from the coding sequence GTGAAGCACGCTGCCGGTCTATTGATGGCCCTGAGCTTGTTCAGCCTTTCGACGACGGTTGCGTGCGCCGCCGACGGAGAAGTTGTCATGGGCACCTGGGGAGGAGGCAACAGCGAGATGTGGCGAGAGAAAGTCGGCAAGCCGTTCTCCGCGTCGTCCGGTATCGTGGTCAAGATCCGCGACTGGTCGGATCCGGAGCCGACGTTAAGAGCCCAAGCGAGAAAACCTCAGTTCAACGTCGCACTGGGCACCTGCTACAACGCCGCAAATCTCCAAAAGGATGGATTGCTGGAAAGCTTTAAGAAGGAAGACTTCCCCGAACTGGCTAATTTCGAGAAGTCGTCCTATCTGATAGACCAGAACGGCGAAGTTTACGCTTTCGGCATCTACTTTCAGTATTACGGGGCCGCATTCAACAGCGATCAGGCAAAAGCGTCAGACTTCGAGTCCTGGCGGGCATTGGCCGACCCGAAATTCAAGGATAAAGTCGCTATCGCCCGGCCGATCTATGCTGCTCCCAATGATTTGGTTCTCTTTGCGAAAGTCGGAGGGGGCGACGAAAACAACATTCAGCCCGGCATTCCTCTGCTTACGTCGATCGCGCGTAATGCTCTGACTGTCACGAACTCCACTGCTCAGATGAATGCCCTGCTGTCGCGCGGAGAGGTCACGGCGGGAGCCTACTATTCGAGCCGCGTCTGGACCATGCGGGCTTCCGGTGTAAAGAACGTCGATATCACAATACCCTCCGAAGGAGGATTGCTGCTGTCATATTTCTTGATCGTGCCGAAAGGCGCGAAGAATCTGGACGCCGTGAAAGCCTGGATAAACTATGCTTTAAGGCCAGCACCAGAATTGGCCATGCTTGATGCGTCTGGCTTCCTACCGCTCAATCAAACTGCCGCGCTTAGCCAGGAACAGCTCAAGGAGGTTGGTTCGCCGCAATCGTTGCGTTCGAAACTTTACCAGCCAGACTGTTCGGTGCTTGCCGCGAACCAGGAGAAGCGGGTCAATTTGGTCGAACAAATCTACTCTCAGGTCAAGTAA